Proteins encoded together in one Thalassotalea crassostreae window:
- a CDS encoding sulfatase: MKSLNFKALALSLAVILPSAFAAEKPNIVVIFTDDQSYTAMGAMGNTEIKTPNMDQLANDGVIFDRHYNNTPICMASRASLMTGKYEYKHGANFQHGSMTKETFSGAYPVLLKSSGYYTGFAGKFGFPVTEIVTTSTNHNSYDKLPVNEFDDWAGGLSQTEYETKKNKYLAQYAEEHPHSTQAYAAWAEDFIIKAKASKKPFNMSVYFKAPHLPSKPDPAFDDVFKGITFTPAENFGKEHGEHLADQAKLGRQYISYYKKYGYFDNYNEVTRKYYQLIYGVDVALGKIRASLEEQGVADNTVIIFTSDNGYSQGAHGLSGKTLPYEEASRAPLIIFDPRNKANGKRHSALTAGVDLTATILALASVEAPKDIDGVSLLPLLAENSPEQVRESVTLMQLYGSAPTHTLAVVSGDFKYIFWPYEEGKMKAQEELYHVSNDSLEMNNLAQNPEYKKQLELMRKVYDAEVEKWQAESLNYNNYPQYGTIFNRNVKWEDKTELFSSAAKNSYQKELQVINGKSIGKNKDKNKNKNKKKKDKKNKS, encoded by the coding sequence ATGAAATCACTTAATTTCAAAGCTCTAGCACTTAGCTTAGCTGTTATATTACCGAGCGCTTTTGCTGCAGAAAAACCCAATATTGTTGTTATTTTTACCGATGACCAGTCATATACAGCCATGGGGGCAATGGGTAATACAGAAATAAAAACACCTAATATGGATCAGTTAGCTAATGACGGCGTTATTTTCGATCGTCATTACAACAATACACCTATTTGTATGGCAAGCCGTGCGTCCTTAATGACGGGGAAGTATGAATATAAGCACGGAGCCAATTTTCAACATGGCTCTATGACCAAAGAAACATTTTCAGGGGCTTACCCCGTTTTATTAAAGTCATCAGGTTACTACACCGGCTTTGCAGGGAAATTCGGCTTTCCAGTTACCGAAATAGTAACAACAAGTACAAACCATAATAGCTACGATAAATTACCTGTTAATGAGTTTGACGACTGGGCTGGCGGGCTATCACAAACTGAATATGAGACTAAAAAGAATAAATATTTAGCTCAATATGCAGAAGAACATCCGCATTCTACACAAGCGTATGCGGCTTGGGCTGAAGATTTCATTATAAAAGCCAAAGCCAGCAAAAAGCCCTTTAATATGTCAGTGTATTTTAAGGCACCACACTTACCTAGTAAGCCAGATCCTGCCTTTGATGATGTTTTTAAAGGTATCACTTTTACGCCTGCTGAAAATTTCGGTAAAGAGCATGGAGAGCATCTCGCAGACCAAGCTAAGTTAGGTCGTCAGTATATTTCATACTATAAAAAATATGGTTATTTTGATAATTACAATGAAGTAACCCGCAAATATTACCAATTAATTTACGGCGTCGACGTTGCCTTAGGCAAAATTAGAGCATCTCTTGAAGAACAAGGTGTAGCTGATAATACTGTGATTATTTTTACCTCAGATAATGGCTACTCGCAGGGGGCTCATGGTTTATCTGGCAAGACATTACCGTACGAAGAAGCATCACGAGCTCCTTTAATTATTTTTGATCCTAGAAACAAAGCCAATGGTAAGCGTCACTCAGCGTTAACTGCGGGGGTAGACTTAACGGCTACCATACTTGCTTTAGCAAGTGTAGAAGCCCCAAAGGATATTGACGGTGTAAGTCTTTTACCATTACTTGCAGAAAATTCGCCAGAACAAGTAAGAGAGTCTGTAACGTTAATGCAACTATATGGTAGTGCCCCAACACACACATTAGCGGTTGTTTCAGGTGATTTTAAGTACATTTTCTGGCCCTATGAAGAAGGTAAAATGAAAGCTCAAGAGGAGCTTTACCATGTCTCTAATGATAGTTTAGAAATGAATAATTTGGCGCAAAACCCTGAGTATAAAAAGCAGTTAGAGTTGATGCGTAAAGTATACGATGCAGAGGTTGAAAAGTGGCAAGCTGAATCATTAAATTATAATAACTACCCACAATATGGCACTATTTTTAATCGTAACGTGAAATGGGAAGATAAGACTGAATTATTCTCTTCTGCCGCAAAGAACTCTTATCAAAAAGAACTTCAGGTTATAAATGGTAAGTCAATTGGCAAAAATAAAGATAAAAACAAAAATAAAAATAAGAAAAAGAAAGATAAAAAGAATAAAAGTTAA
- a CDS encoding sulfatase, protein MKFTPYLLPLCLIGALVNSAQALSKDLKNETHDRPNIIFIAADDLTAKYVGAFGAKHIQTPNIDALAKKGVKFNNSVVQGTMCGPSRNSMLTGQYPHNLGFYINGTLKNVPVDGWNLPNTLQQNGYATSWIGKSHIRTPNVGLEKDTPYRGNVSLIQDIGFDEATSSHGRAVLSSSAKKMAKDPGMKWQYGHDMYADYIYKKGLFPTFVKDLGKISTLPVNDYLDGNIANRAVNWIEGYKREQPFFLWVNFSGPHGPYDAPGMVKYTPEQMPPVIIDKDHSDIPGLMRTQLFKGNESVALEKRTAYAGMITFLDQQVGRILQAIDDKGVRDNTLIVFYSDHGIMEGDHGLNHKYTFYKEVLNASLIIDLPGGQEGKAINRPVELLDVVQTALDVAEVPVKQRTAAKGYSLKPILDGSGDIARTAAYAEIYNGIAMVTENYKYIETAQGNVLFDVRNDPNERVNAIKSLPEVAKNMAAGMEKWRNTEAGEFKWLEQKTIDKIEGIVAVKSGKVKKVKNKDKKKNKNKKNKDKKNKDKAI, encoded by the coding sequence ATGAAATTTACTCCTTACCTATTGCCATTATGCCTAATAGGTGCACTAGTTAATAGCGCTCAAGCGTTAAGCAAAGATTTAAAAAATGAAACTCACGACCGACCTAATATTATTTTTATTGCCGCTGACGACTTAACTGCTAAATATGTTGGAGCTTTTGGCGCAAAACACATACAAACACCGAATATAGATGCCTTGGCGAAAAAAGGGGTTAAGTTTAATAACTCAGTGGTCCAAGGAACAATGTGCGGCCCGTCACGAAACTCAATGCTCACTGGTCAGTATCCCCATAACCTAGGGTTTTACATCAATGGCACGTTAAAAAATGTACCTGTCGATGGTTGGAATTTACCGAACACATTGCAACAAAATGGTTACGCGACATCTTGGATAGGAAAATCCCATATTCGTACACCGAATGTTGGCTTAGAAAAAGACACTCCTTATAGAGGCAATGTTAGCCTAATACAAGATATAGGCTTTGATGAGGCAACGTCATCACATGGTCGTGCAGTTTTATCGAGCAGCGCCAAAAAAATGGCTAAAGATCCAGGTATGAAATGGCAATATGGCCATGATATGTATGCCGACTACATATACAAAAAAGGTCTATTTCCAACATTCGTTAAAGACTTAGGTAAAATAAGTACTTTACCTGTAAACGATTACCTTGATGGTAATATTGCCAACCGAGCGGTTAATTGGATTGAAGGTTATAAAAGAGAGCAACCTTTTTTCCTTTGGGTTAACTTTTCAGGCCCACACGGCCCGTATGATGCGCCAGGCATGGTTAAGTACACACCAGAACAAATGCCACCTGTAATTATCGATAAAGACCACAGCGATATTCCAGGATTAATGCGTACCCAACTTTTTAAAGGTAATGAATCTGTTGCATTAGAGAAGCGTACAGCTTATGCGGGCATGATCACGTTTTTAGATCAGCAAGTGGGTCGTATATTACAAGCGATTGATGACAAAGGTGTGCGAGATAATACACTCATTGTGTTTTACTCTGATCACGGCATCATGGAAGGTGACCATGGCTTAAATCATAAGTATACGTTTTATAAAGAAGTACTCAATGCTAGCTTAATAATAGATTTACCTGGCGGCCAAGAAGGTAAAGCAATTAATCGTCCAGTAGAGTTACTTGACGTTGTACAAACAGCATTAGATGTTGCAGAAGTACCAGTTAAACAGCGTACCGCAGCCAAAGGATACAGCTTAAAACCAATACTTGATGGCAGTGGTGATATCGCAAGAACTGCAGCATATGCGGAAATTTATAATGGCATAGCTATGGTAACCGAAAATTATAAGTATATTGAAACAGCACAAGGCAATGTATTATTTGACGTTAGGAATGACCCTAATGAGCGTGTTAATGCAATTAAGTCATTACCCGAAGTAGCTAAGAATATGGCTGCAGGCATGGAAAAGTGGCGCAACACTGAAGCTGGTGAATTTAAATGGTTAGAGCAAAAAACGATTGATAAAATCGAAGGAATTGTCGCGGTTAAATCAGGGAAAGTTAAAAAGGTCAAAAACAAAGATAAAAAGAAAAATAAGAACAAAAAAAACAAAGATAAAAAGAACAAAGACAAAGCGATATAG
- a CDS encoding OmpA family protein: MRIIISLSLAAIVLSGCQSQANFKSANVIKPHLDAAIIDEAPAEETVEVTLQPFVYFDFNSDVLSEESKQVLDTHINAMKAVDSGQIVLQGHTDQVGGEEFNHNLAKRRANAVYVYLANAGINQERLTATSMGKGDPNRKGINPSTDRHVKLIY; the protein is encoded by the coding sequence ATGAGAATAATTATTAGCTTAAGCTTAGCTGCTATCGTTTTAAGCGGATGCCAATCGCAAGCGAACTTTAAAAGTGCAAATGTAATAAAGCCGCATCTTGATGCTGCAATTATTGATGAAGCGCCAGCAGAAGAAACGGTAGAAGTAACTTTACAACCGTTTGTATACTTTGACTTTAATTCAGATGTACTTAGTGAGGAAAGCAAACAAGTTTTAGATACTCATATAAATGCGATGAAAGCAGTGGACTCAGGTCAAATTGTACTGCAAGGACATACCGATCAAGTAGGTGGTGAAGAGTTTAACCATAACTTAGCAAAACGCCGTGCTAACGCTGTTTATGTATATTTAGCAAATGCAGGAATCAATCAAGAGCGCTTAACCGCGACTAGCATGGGTAAAGGCGATCCAAATCGCAAAGGTATAAACCCTTCAACCGATCGTCATGTAAAATTAATTTACTAA
- the acs gene encoding acetate--CoA ligase, producing the protein MQPLKKFYPVSEKAKQHTHLTEQQYQQMYRQSIEQPDEFWATQANEFLDWHKPFEQVSDVDFNKAEIEWFKGGQLNVSYNCIDRHLAERGEQTAIIFEGDEPTDSRHISYNELHSEVCKFANVLKSRGVKKGDRVCIYMPMIPEVGYAMLACARIGAVHSVVFGGFSSESIRSRIIDADCKVVVTADQGVRGGKTIPLKANVDAAVADCPNVSTVIVVEHTGAQVQWNDAVDVHYQKAKSQVSSECEPEIMDAEDPLFILYTSGSTGTPKGVLHTCGGYLLYAAMTHKYVFDYRDGEIYWCTADAGWVTGHSYIFYGPLANGATTLMFEGVPTYPDAGRCWQIVEKHKVNVFYTAPTAIRALMALGDDLVHASDRSSLRILGSVGEPINPEAWHWYYEIVGESRCPVVDTWWQTETGGILITSLPGSAGMKPGAAGLPFFGVKPAIVDGESNELTGECSGQLIIQGSWPGQMRTVYGNQERFYLTYFSQHKGNYFAGDGAKRDSDGYYWITGRIDDVLNVSGHRLGTAEIESALVLHPKVSEAAVVGYPHDIKGQGVYAYVTLMSGVEGDDELLVDLKKMVTSEMGSFAKPDLIQYAPALPKTRSGKIMRRILRKIAENEVDSLGDTSTLADPSVVDDLVKNRLGE; encoded by the coding sequence ATGCAACCATTAAAAAAATTCTATCCAGTTTCTGAAAAAGCAAAACAACATACTCATTTAACTGAGCAGCAGTATCAGCAAATGTACCGTCAATCGATTGAACAGCCTGATGAATTTTGGGCGACGCAAGCCAACGAATTTCTCGATTGGCACAAACCTTTTGAGCAAGTGAGTGATGTTGATTTTAATAAAGCCGAAATAGAATGGTTTAAAGGCGGGCAGTTAAATGTTAGTTACAATTGTATCGATCGCCATTTAGCCGAGCGCGGTGAGCAAACAGCCATTATTTTCGAAGGTGATGAACCAACTGATTCGCGTCATATCAGCTATAACGAATTGCATAGCGAAGTGTGTAAATTTGCTAATGTTCTAAAATCTAGAGGCGTTAAGAAAGGCGACCGCGTTTGTATTTATATGCCGATGATACCGGAAGTCGGTTATGCGATGCTTGCTTGTGCTCGCATAGGCGCAGTGCATTCTGTTGTTTTTGGTGGCTTCTCTTCAGAATCAATTCGAAGTCGAATCATTGATGCCGATTGTAAAGTGGTTGTCACTGCAGACCAAGGTGTTCGTGGTGGGAAAACCATTCCACTAAAAGCTAATGTTGATGCCGCAGTTGCTGATTGTCCGAATGTAAGCACGGTTATTGTTGTTGAACATACTGGTGCACAAGTGCAGTGGAACGACGCTGTTGATGTTCATTATCAAAAAGCTAAAAGCCAAGTAAGTAGCGAATGTGAACCAGAAATCATGGACGCTGAAGATCCGCTATTTATTCTTTATACCTCAGGTTCAACAGGAACGCCAAAAGGGGTGTTACACACTTGTGGTGGTTATCTATTGTATGCGGCGATGACCCATAAATATGTGTTTGATTACCGCGATGGTGAAATTTACTGGTGTACTGCTGATGCTGGTTGGGTCACTGGCCACAGCTATATTTTCTACGGTCCGTTAGCAAACGGTGCAACCACATTAATGTTTGAAGGCGTACCAACATACCCTGATGCTGGTCGTTGCTGGCAGATAGTGGAAAAGCATAAAGTTAATGTGTTTTATACCGCGCCAACAGCTATCAGAGCGTTAATGGCATTAGGAGATGACTTAGTTCATGCTAGTGACCGCTCTTCGCTGCGTATATTAGGCTCAGTAGGTGAGCCAATTAATCCTGAAGCATGGCACTGGTACTATGAAATTGTTGGTGAAAGTCGTTGTCCTGTTGTTGATACATGGTGGCAAACAGAAACAGGTGGTATTTTAATTACCTCTTTACCTGGCTCTGCTGGTATGAAGCCAGGAGCTGCAGGCTTGCCATTTTTCGGTGTTAAGCCTGCCATTGTCGATGGTGAATCAAATGAACTGACTGGCGAATGTAGTGGTCAATTAATTATTCAAGGAAGCTGGCCAGGACAAATGCGCACAGTTTACGGAAACCAAGAACGTTTCTATCTAACTTACTTTAGCCAACACAAGGGTAATTATTTTGCCGGTGATGGCGCGAAGCGCGACAGTGACGGTTACTATTGGATCACAGGCCGTATTGATGATGTATTAAATGTGTCAGGCCATAGATTAGGTACTGCAGAAATTGAAAGTGCTTTAGTGCTTCACCCTAAAGTATCGGAAGCCGCTGTTGTTGGTTATCCTCACGATATTAAAGGTCAAGGCGTATACGCTTATGTGACACTAATGAGTGGTGTTGAAGGTGATGACGAGCTGTTAGTTGACTTGAAAAAAATGGTCACTAGCGAAATGGGAAGTTTTGCTAAACCTGACTTAATTCAATATGCACCAGCATTACCGAAAACTCGTTCTGGTAAAATTATGCGTCGAATATTACGTAAAATTGCTGAGAATGAAGTGGATAGTTTAGGTGATACCTCAACTTTAGCAGATCCAAGTGTCGTTGATGACTTGGTGAAAAATCGTCTAGGCGAATAA
- a CDS encoding 3-deoxy-7-phosphoheptulonate synthase, with protein MSTTRLNDIHVNSEEILITPNLLKQKLPLSESGRQYVLQARETIANIIHKKDSRLLVISGPCSVHDVEAAKEYGRRLKQLHEQYKDTLYIVMRVYFEKPRTTVGWKGLINDPHMDGSFDVEKGLETARELLLYLTELGLPLATEALDPISPQYLAELFSWSAIGARTTESQTHREMASGLSMPIGFKNGTNGSLDVAINAMQSAASSHRFMGINKEGQVALLKTSGNPDGHVILRGGKQPNYDSVNVAVCDQQLSAANLAQALVIDCSHANSSKDHNRQPLVAENVMNQICEGNKSIIGIMLESNLNAGNQSSNLPKEELAYGVSVTDACIDWQSTEELMAKAATKLKTALPARLATNSVA; from the coding sequence ATGTCAACAACAAGACTTAATGATATTCATGTAAATTCGGAAGAAATTCTTATAACTCCGAACCTACTAAAACAAAAGCTTCCGTTATCGGAATCTGGTCGTCAGTATGTACTACAGGCAAGAGAAACGATAGCCAATATTATTCATAAAAAAGATAGCCGCTTATTGGTTATTTCTGGACCATGTTCTGTTCACGATGTGGAAGCGGCAAAAGAGTATGGCCGAAGATTAAAGCAACTTCATGAGCAATATAAAGATACGCTTTACATTGTTATGCGAGTCTACTTTGAAAAGCCAAGAACAACAGTGGGCTGGAAAGGGCTAATTAACGACCCTCACATGGATGGTAGTTTCGATGTTGAAAAAGGTTTAGAAACTGCTCGTGAGTTATTGTTGTACCTTACTGAGCTCGGATTACCGCTAGCGACAGAGGCATTAGATCCTATTTCACCTCAGTATTTGGCAGAGCTGTTTAGTTGGTCAGCAATTGGTGCTCGAACGACAGAGTCACAAACACACAGGGAAATGGCGAGCGGTTTATCTATGCCTATTGGCTTTAAAAATGGCACAAATGGTTCGTTGGATGTGGCAATCAATGCGATGCAATCTGCTGCTTCATCACATCGGTTCATGGGCATAAACAAAGAAGGGCAAGTGGCTTTACTTAAAACTTCCGGTAACCCTGATGGCCACGTTATTTTGCGAGGCGGTAAACAACCAAACTATGATTCGGTCAATGTAGCTGTGTGTGATCAACAACTTAGTGCTGCTAATCTGGCACAAGCGTTAGTAATTGATTGCTCTCATGCCAATTCGAGCAAAGATCATAACCGTCAACCATTAGTAGCTGAGAATGTTATGAACCAAATTTGTGAAGGCAATAAGTCGATTATTGGCATAATGTTAGAAAGTAACTTAAATGCTGGTAACCAAAGCTCAAATTTACCAAAAGAAGAACTCGCTTATGGCGTTTCTGTAACGGATGCTTGTATTGATTGGCAATCAACCGAAGAGTTGATGGCTAAAGCAGCTACTAAATTAAAAACGGCGCTACCCGCAAGACTTGCAACCAATAGCGTGGCATAA